A part of Gramella sp. MAR_2010_147 genomic DNA contains:
- a CDS encoding VCBS repeat-containing protein yields the protein MLFFSSSCEKEKKLFQFIPAEHSGIHFSNVLNENSNVNILNYLYYYNGAGVSAEDYNQDGYVDLYFTSNEAKDELYLNRGDFKFEEVSSLAHIENSSGWTTGVSNVDINNDGLMDLYVCKVSGLLNFEGHNLLFVNQGNDKNGVPVFSEKAKDYGLDFSGFSTQSVFLDYDLDGDLDMYLLNHSTHPNKNYGQGNKREGFDTRAGDRFYENINGKFKDISEKVGIFQGVTGYGLGVGVGDLNSDGYPDIYVGNDFFENDYLYINQKDGSFKDIISTETNGLGHTSHYSMGNDIADVNNDGFLDIVSLDMLPRDLKTYKTSGLEYPFQTYSNYLRNGFSPQYMQNTFHLNLGGLNFSEMAFLSGIAATEWSWSALFADFDNDSQKDLFVTNGIKGVTNDMDYIKYISNDKIQRQLSQGKDVDLEILTRELPEKKIKNFIFKNNGDLTFEDMSSKWIPNNKSFSHGSVYADLDNDGDLDLVVNNTDEKVYILENLSENLKNPGNYLKVKLRGPESNYFGIGAKVTVYTGTITQVQEHYLSRGYLSSLAEGLQFGLGKNIVIDSAQVEWYDGTVNIKRNLNANSTIKFEYSNSNNVDNTAKITDPYLQDASLQFGFEKHKEQNTLDFNKQILSPFAYSNLSPKISVGDLNDDNLEDVVIGGGKGQPLQIWIQNLENSFEQVNEKVFEADAISENTAQLLIDIENDGDLDIIVVSGGNEFEAGKALQPKLYFNTEEGYKIDNSKFKDISLNASSITKVDYNNDGFEDIFISANIVPGKLGEDPDHYLLENDGNGNFRKVSTQILPENMGMIQDVKWMDMNRDGYEDLIIVGHWIAPTIFLNQQGKGFKKQVSNIDDFSGWWNSLEIADFDNDGDLDIIAGNWGLNSRLTASQERPINLYINDFDDNGTPEPIITFFYEDEETVLSSKDELDQQMPFLKKKFRTYSDFANATFEEIFSKEKLNGSINKKLTELASCYFENRGNGKFRKHRLPLKTQVSPIFAIEKFDFDNDGFDDLLLGGNNYEISTQLGRLDASHGSILINNGTGGFEVSNESPNISGAARDIESLCIDNTTYFIITTNNGNPLILKKN from the coding sequence ATGCTTTTCTTTTCTTCATCATGTGAAAAAGAAAAAAAACTTTTTCAATTCATCCCGGCGGAACATTCAGGCATTCACTTTAGCAATGTCTTAAATGAAAATTCTAATGTTAATATTTTAAATTACCTGTATTATTATAACGGGGCCGGAGTTTCAGCAGAAGATTACAATCAGGACGGATATGTAGATTTATATTTCACTTCAAATGAAGCTAAAGATGAGTTGTATTTAAATAGGGGGGATTTTAAATTTGAGGAAGTGAGCAGCCTGGCACATATAGAAAACTCTTCGGGCTGGACTACAGGAGTAAGTAATGTAGACATCAATAATGATGGTTTAATGGACCTCTATGTTTGTAAAGTTTCTGGTCTATTAAATTTTGAAGGACATAATTTATTGTTTGTAAACCAGGGCAATGACAAAAATGGTGTTCCCGTTTTTTCTGAAAAAGCTAAAGATTATGGCCTGGATTTTAGCGGATTTTCAACCCAATCAGTTTTTTTAGATTATGATCTGGATGGTGATTTGGATATGTATTTGTTAAATCACTCAACTCATCCAAATAAAAATTACGGTCAGGGAAATAAACGTGAAGGCTTTGATACCAGGGCAGGCGATAGATTTTATGAAAATATAAATGGAAAATTTAAAGACATTTCAGAAAAAGTTGGAATTTTTCAGGGCGTTACCGGTTACGGACTTGGTGTAGGCGTAGGAGACCTGAATAGCGATGGCTATCCCGATATATATGTAGGAAATGATTTTTTTGAGAATGATTATTTATATATCAATCAAAAAGACGGAAGTTTTAAGGATATTATTTCTACAGAAACCAACGGTTTAGGTCATACTTCACATTATTCTATGGGGAATGATATTGCTGATGTTAATAACGATGGGTTCTTGGATATTGTTTCTCTGGATATGTTGCCTCGAGATCTCAAAACCTACAAGACTTCAGGTCTAGAGTATCCCTTCCAGACGTATTCCAATTATTTAAGAAATGGTTTTTCACCACAGTATATGCAGAACACTTTTCATTTAAATCTGGGAGGACTTAATTTTTCTGAAATGGCATTTCTTAGTGGCATCGCTGCAACAGAGTGGTCCTGGAGTGCTTTGTTTGCCGATTTTGATAATGATAGCCAGAAAGATCTTTTTGTCACTAATGGTATTAAGGGAGTGACAAATGATATGGATTATATTAAATATATTAGTAACGATAAGATCCAAAGACAGTTGAGTCAGGGAAAAGATGTGGATCTTGAAATTCTTACCAGGGAGCTTCCCGAGAAGAAAATCAAAAATTTTATTTTTAAAAATAATGGAGATCTAACTTTTGAAGATATGTCTTCAAAGTGGATACCCAACAATAAAAGTTTTAGCCACGGAAGTGTATATGCAGATCTTGATAACGATGGCGATCTAGATCTAGTAGTAAATAATACAGATGAGAAAGTCTATATTTTAGAAAACCTATCAGAGAATCTAAAAAATCCTGGTAACTATTTGAAAGTCAAGTTAAGAGGTCCGGAATCAAATTATTTTGGCATTGGAGCAAAAGTGACGGTATATACTGGAACTATTACACAGGTTCAGGAGCATTATTTATCTCGGGGGTATTTATCCTCGCTCGCGGAGGGTTTGCAATTTGGATTAGGAAAAAATATAGTAATAGACTCTGCTCAGGTAGAATGGTATGATGGTACTGTGAACATCAAACGAAACTTAAACGCGAATTCAACTATAAAATTTGAGTATTCTAACTCTAATAATGTAGATAATACTGCTAAAATAACTGATCCTTATCTACAGGATGCATCCTTACAATTTGGATTTGAAAAACATAAAGAACAAAATACTTTAGATTTTAATAAGCAGATTCTATCACCGTTCGCTTATTCTAATCTAAGTCCGAAGATTTCGGTGGGAGATCTCAATGATGATAATTTAGAAGATGTTGTAATTGGAGGCGGTAAGGGGCAGCCTCTTCAAATATGGATTCAAAATTTAGAAAATTCATTTGAACAAGTGAATGAAAAGGTTTTTGAAGCTGATGCCATTTCAGAGAATACTGCTCAATTGCTTATTGATATAGAAAATGATGGAGATCTGGATATTATCGTGGTTAGTGGTGGGAATGAATTTGAGGCTGGCAAAGCTCTTCAGCCAAAGCTGTATTTTAATACAGAGGAAGGATATAAAATAGATAATTCAAAATTTAAGGATATTAGTCTCAACGCTTCCAGCATTACTAAAGTAGACTATAATAACGATGGATTTGAAGACATTTTTATTTCAGCTAATATTGTTCCCGGAAAGCTAGGGGAGGATCCAGATCATTATCTTCTTGAGAATGATGGTAACGGAAACTTTCGCAAGGTTTCAACGCAAATATTACCGGAGAATATGGGGATGATCCAGGATGTGAAGTGGATGGATATGAATAGAGATGGCTATGAAGATCTTATCATTGTGGGACATTGGATCGCACCAACAATCTTTTTAAATCAACAAGGAAAAGGTTTTAAAAAACAGGTATCTAATATTGATGATTTTTCAGGCTGGTGGAATAGTTTAGAAATCGCTGATTTTGACAATGACGGAGACCTGGATATTATTGCTGGTAATTGGGGTTTGAACAGCAGATTAACTGCCTCACAGGAGCGCCCTATAAACCTGTATATTAATGATTTTGATGATAATGGTACCCCTGAGCCGATAATTACCTTTTTCTACGAAGACGAGGAAACAGTATTATCTTCAAAAGATGAACTGGATCAACAAATGCCATTCTTAAAAAAGAAATTTCGCACCTATAGCGATTTTGCCAATGCAACGTTTGAGGAGATATTCTCCAAAGAAAAACTAAATGGATCTATAAATAAAAAACTTACTGAACTTGCCAGCTGTTATTTTGAAAATAGAGGAAATGGTAAGTTCAGGAAACATAGGTTACCTCTCAAAACTCAGGTTTCACCTATTTTTGCTATCGAAAAATTCGACTTTGATAATGATGGTTTTGATGATCTTCTTTTAGGTGGAAATAACTATGAAATAAGTACACAATTAGGTAGATTAGATGCATCTCATGGGAGTATATTAATAAACAATGGCACCGGTGGTTTTGAAGTTTCTAATGAATCACCAAATATTTCAGGGGCTGCAAGGGATATAGAATCTTTATGTATTGATAACACCACATATTTTATAATAACTACTAACAATGGTAATCCATTGATATTAAAAAAGAATTAG
- a CDS encoding VCBS repeat-containing protein, translated as MINARSYFKIFSVLLFLMLCSCKSDDKDKEENQQEIDKNTLYSLLESKETGISFINEVKNSPDFNIFKYRNFYNGGGVAIGDINNDGLPDIYLTANMKPNKLYLNKGNFKFEDISKSAGIEGNKPWSTGVNMVDINNDGLLDIYVSNAGNMEGNNHDNDLYINNGDLTFTEKAAEYNLAETGFSTHASFFDYDKDGDLDAYILNNSNIPVSSLGYAEQREVRAQDWEGVPKIFRGVGDMLLRNDNGKFVDVSEEANIYGSLIGFGLGVMVSDFNDDLYPDIYVSNDFYERDYLYINNQDGTFTEEIEKWTSHLCLSAMGIDMADINNDGHADIFVTDMLPDSEERTKSVMEFEGYNVFKLKQSKDFFQQYIHNTLQLNNGNNSFSEIAHFSGVESTDWSWAGLIFDMDNDGNRDIYVTNGINHDLTDLDFVDFFANEIIQNMALTGKKEAIDSIIDKMPITKLANYAFRNTGNLKFKNAAREWGLGTPSLSNGCAYGDLDNDGDLDLVVNNVNMESFIYRNNSDKLDNRNYLRVQLKGNKENSFGIGSKIKLYYGESIVMQEQNPSRGFQSSMDYTMNIGLGEVTTIDSLRIIWPNNKTEILSDIKVNQTLVLSQENAAETFNPKKPIQQKELLVEVPNTKLETHQENNYTDFDYEGMIYKKLSQEGPALAVADVNGDGNEDVFIGGAKDQSGLIYLNKGNGNLSITNQPALKNDLVFEDTSAAFFDADGDGDQDLMVGSGGNEIGEDENHKPRLYLNDGKGQFTPSSKTVPSINQNIAVIAPNDFDSDGDMDVFIGSRSVAVNYGLDPQHLFLENKGNGEFVNSTERIAYDVKYAGMITDAIWQDIDGDDIMDLITVSDWGAPKIFKNTGRRLSNFKTNLNEYTGWWNTLESADLDNDGDQDLILGNKGSNIPYKTSFENPMKMWVNDFDNNGTIEQVVTQQKDGKDYPIHMKKEMISQLVSLKKENLKASEYAKKAITELLSKEKLDNALVKQVVISETIIAVNEGNGKFTIKELPGRVQFSCVCGISCMDVNNDGNLDLVMGGNNFEFKPQFSRLDASFGNVLLGDGKLNFEWQDYDVSGFNIRNEVKFLKRFKDKNGKTYIIAAVNDEKPRIFEVSNQ; from the coding sequence ATGATTAATGCCAGATCATATTTTAAAATTTTCAGTGTACTTCTATTTTTAATGCTGTGCTCCTGTAAATCTGATGATAAGGATAAAGAGGAAAATCAGCAAGAAATTGATAAGAACACGCTGTATTCTTTACTCGAATCTAAAGAAACAGGAATCAGTTTTATAAACGAAGTAAAGAATAGTCCCGACTTCAATATTTTTAAATATCGAAACTTTTATAATGGTGGAGGGGTTGCCATTGGCGATATTAATAATGATGGCTTGCCAGATATTTATTTGACCGCGAACATGAAACCTAACAAATTATACCTGAATAAAGGAAACTTCAAATTTGAAGATATTTCTAAGTCTGCGGGAATTGAAGGTAATAAACCCTGGTCTACTGGGGTAAATATGGTAGATATTAATAATGACGGTCTTTTGGATATTTATGTGAGCAATGCCGGGAATATGGAAGGTAATAATCACGATAACGATCTTTATATCAATAATGGTGACCTTACTTTTACAGAAAAGGCCGCTGAATATAATCTTGCTGAAACTGGTTTTAGCACGCACGCTTCCTTTTTTGATTATGATAAGGACGGCGATTTAGACGCTTATATTTTAAATAACAGTAATATTCCTGTAAGCAGTCTGGGTTATGCTGAACAGCGTGAAGTTCGTGCGCAGGATTGGGAAGGTGTTCCGAAAATTTTTCGTGGAGTTGGAGATATGTTGCTTCGCAATGATAACGGAAAATTTGTTGATGTAAGTGAAGAAGCTAACATTTACGGGAGTCTTATAGGTTTTGGGCTTGGCGTAATGGTGAGCGATTTCAATGATGATCTTTATCCAGATATTTATGTTTCAAATGATTTTTATGAAAGGGATTATCTATACATTAATAATCAGGATGGAACTTTTACTGAAGAAATAGAGAAGTGGACTTCACATTTGTGCCTTTCCGCTATGGGTATTGACATGGCCGATATCAATAATGATGGTCATGCAGATATTTTTGTAACCGATATGTTACCAGATTCTGAAGAAAGAACCAAATCTGTGATGGAATTTGAAGGCTATAATGTTTTCAAACTAAAACAGAGCAAGGACTTTTTTCAGCAGTATATCCACAATACACTTCAGCTGAATAATGGGAACAATTCTTTTTCTGAAATTGCACATTTTAGTGGGGTAGAAAGTACCGACTGGAGTTGGGCAGGTTTGATCTTTGATATGGATAATGATGGAAATCGGGATATTTACGTAACCAATGGAATTAACCATGATCTTACCGATCTTGACTTTGTAGATTTCTTTGCTAATGAAATTATTCAGAACATGGCGCTTACCGGAAAGAAAGAAGCAATAGATTCAATCATTGATAAAATGCCCATCACCAAATTGGCTAATTACGCCTTTAGGAACACCGGAAACTTAAAATTTAAAAACGCTGCTCGGGAATGGGGCCTTGGAACTCCAAGTTTGTCTAATGGTTGTGCTTACGGAGATCTGGATAATGATGGAGACCTGGATTTGGTAGTGAATAATGTGAATATGGAATCTTTCATTTATCGTAATAATTCAGATAAACTTGATAACAGAAATTACTTAAGGGTTCAGCTGAAAGGTAACAAAGAAAATAGCTTTGGAATAGGCAGTAAAATAAAGCTCTATTATGGAGAATCTATAGTAATGCAGGAACAAAATCCCTCCAGAGGTTTCCAATCATCCATGGACTATACCATGAATATTGGTTTGGGCGAGGTAACCACGATTGATTCTTTACGTATCATCTGGCCTAACAATAAAACAGAAATTCTATCAGATATAAAAGTAAACCAAACATTAGTTTTGAGTCAGGAAAATGCTGCTGAGACTTTTAATCCTAAAAAACCTATTCAACAGAAAGAATTGTTGGTGGAGGTTCCTAATACAAAACTTGAAACTCATCAGGAAAATAATTATACCGATTTTGATTATGAAGGGATGATCTATAAAAAATTATCTCAGGAAGGGCCAGCTCTGGCAGTGGCAGATGTAAATGGAGATGGAAATGAAGATGTTTTTATAGGGGGAGCCAAAGATCAATCCGGGCTTATTTATTTAAATAAAGGGAATGGAAATCTTTCCATAACCAATCAACCCGCGCTAAAAAACGATTTAGTATTTGAAGACACTTCCGCAGCATTTTTTGATGCTGATGGCGATGGAGATCAGGATCTAATGGTAGGATCTGGCGGGAATGAGATTGGAGAAGATGAAAATCATAAACCAAGACTTTATTTAAATGATGGTAAAGGGCAGTTTACGCCATCAAGCAAAACAGTCCCTTCCATAAATCAGAATATTGCTGTGATTGCTCCAAATGATTTTGATTCAGATGGAGATATGGATGTTTTTATTGGCTCCAGAAGTGTTGCTGTAAATTACGGACTCGATCCTCAGCATCTTTTTCTTGAAAATAAAGGCAATGGAGAGTTTGTGAATTCAACAGAACGTATCGCTTATGACGTGAAGTATGCAGGGATGATCACAGATGCCATATGGCAGGATATTGACGGGGATGATATTATGGACCTTATAACGGTCTCAGATTGGGGCGCACCTAAGATTTTTAAGAATACAGGGAGGAGGCTTTCAAACTTTAAAACAAATCTTAATGAATATACCGGATGGTGGAATACGCTGGAATCTGCAGATTTAGATAATGATGGTGATCAGGATCTAATTCTGGGGAATAAAGGATCCAACATTCCTTATAAAACTTCTTTTGAAAACCCCATGAAAATGTGGGTAAATGATTTTGATAATAATGGGACGATAGAGCAGGTGGTTACCCAACAAAAAGATGGTAAAGATTATCCAATTCATATGAAAAAGGAGATGATCTCGCAATTGGTATCATTGAAGAAAGAAAACCTAAAAGCCTCAGAATATGCAAAGAAAGCTATTACTGAATTACTGTCTAAAGAAAAACTCGATAATGCCCTTGTAAAGCAGGTTGTGATCTCAGAAACTATTATAGCAGTGAATGAAGGGAATGGAAAATTCACTATCAAAGAATTGCCAGGCCGTGTTCAATTTTCCTGTGTATGCGGAATTTCTTGTATGGATGTGAACAATGACGGAAATCTTGATCTTGTGATGGGGGGTAACAATTTTGAATTTAAACCACAATTTTCAAGACTGGATGCAAGTTTTGGAAATGTACTTTTAGGAGATGGTAAACTTAACTTTGAATGGCAAGATTACGATGTGAGTGGATTCAATATTAGAAATGAAGTAAAATTTCTAAAACGATTCAAAGATAAAAACGGAAAAACCTATATTATAGCTGCAGTAAATGATGAAAAACCCAGAATATTTGAAGTTAGCAATCAATAA
- a CDS encoding VCBS repeat-containing protein, producing the protein MKLAINKLVLFQMLVIFLCGCTKEEDKFFSNPTAKLSGIEFNNKLTSNRDQNILDYLYYYNGGGVSIGDINNDGLPDIYFTGNQVKNKLYLNKGELKFEDITGKAGVEGNSTWNTGTTMADVNGDGLLDIYVSAVVGVNGFVGYNELYINNGDLTFTEKAEEFGLDLENYSSQAAFFDMDNDGDLDMYLLNHAIHTSESFGPSEIRNKRVYESGDKLFLNDNGKFKDISEEAGIYGGANSYGLGISTADFNNDGFTDIYVGNDFHEDDYYYLNNGDGTFNEALKSSFGHVSRFSMGNDAADINNDGFIDLLTLDMLPENENVLKSSAGDDNENLHNLKTEKFGYHPQYTRNMLQINKGANFFSETALMSGVAATDWSWGAVFADLDQDGLQDLFISNGIPKRPNDLDYIKFTSNEQIRKKLDQSTLVDNEALDNMPSGAVPNYVFKGENGGMFNDMSDVWIENDSIISTGLAFGDLDNDGDLDIVTNNVNSPASLYINNHTSGNFLKLSFKYKRGNNFGLGTKAILYTSAGKQFRQLYTTKSWQSSSEPIIHFGLPKNAEIDSLSIIWPDQSLQTLKSIKPNTAHILTPKASDKKIDIKELFYPKKDGWFSRSENDFGLSFTHQENLFNDFDVQKLIPHKMSDLGPAVKVADLNNDGLDDVIFGGSRFYPVQSYIQNKNGFEFKGLNEVEKDSLMEDSDILVKDINNDGLADLLFASGGGESIGRDDNLVDRLYLGTNDKKFKKDSIFPKMFSNSSVIRSADFDQDGDEDIFIGANSVNYNYGATPKSFLLKNNHGNFSVSEQSEIFENLGMVNDAIWIDFDNDNDLDLIAVGEWMAPKFLENENGKFRDVSNQKINEKLNGLWQKVLAADIDHDGDMDLLLGNWGLNSKFKASEDYPLLMYYKDFDDNGLTETLLATEKEGKYYFLYGMDELSAQLSQLIRKRFATYKDFAGKTVTEIFKPEELNDAEILKVHTLSSGYLENNMGKYKFRRFKNQLQTAPIRAMFKYDFNKDGVEEVLIGGNYFGVTPYHGTFDGMGGAIIINPHKILNSNEIGLNLTQKSVKDFSVINISGEPYLLVTVNDGKAELYKINF; encoded by the coding sequence TTGAAGTTAGCAATCAATAAATTAGTTCTATTTCAAATGCTGGTTATTTTTCTTTGTGGATGCACAAAGGAGGAAGATAAATTCTTTTCAAACCCCACAGCAAAGCTTTCCGGAATAGAATTTAACAATAAACTTACCAGTAACAGAGATCAGAATATTTTAGATTACTTGTACTACTATAACGGTGGAGGGGTAAGCATAGGCGATATTAATAATGATGGTCTGCCAGATATTTACTTTACAGGAAACCAGGTAAAGAATAAACTCTATTTAAACAAGGGAGAGCTGAAATTCGAAGATATTACTGGCAAAGCAGGGGTAGAAGGAAACAGTACCTGGAATACCGGGACTACCATGGCAGATGTAAACGGCGACGGACTTTTAGATATTTATGTCTCGGCGGTAGTTGGAGTGAACGGTTTTGTGGGATATAACGAACTCTATATTAATAATGGAGATCTCACATTTACAGAAAAAGCTGAAGAATTTGGACTGGATTTAGAAAATTACTCTTCACAGGCAGCTTTTTTTGATATGGATAATGACGGAGACCTGGACATGTACCTGTTAAATCATGCAATTCATACCAGCGAATCTTTTGGTCCTTCAGAAATTAGAAATAAGAGGGTATATGAAAGTGGTGATAAATTATTTCTGAACGATAATGGGAAGTTTAAGGATATTAGTGAAGAGGCCGGAATTTATGGCGGAGCTAACAGTTATGGCCTGGGTATAAGCACCGCCGATTTTAATAATGATGGATTCACAGATATTTATGTGGGAAATGATTTTCATGAAGATGATTATTATTATTTAAATAATGGAGACGGGACTTTTAACGAAGCCCTAAAGTCCAGTTTTGGTCATGTTTCGCGATTCTCAATGGGAAATGATGCTGCAGATATTAATAACGATGGTTTTATTGATCTTCTAACCTTGGATATGTTGCCAGAAAATGAAAATGTCTTAAAATCTTCTGCCGGTGACGATAATGAAAACCTTCATAACCTTAAAACTGAAAAATTTGGCTATCATCCACAATATACCCGGAACATGCTTCAGATCAATAAAGGAGCTAATTTTTTCTCTGAAACAGCTCTTATGAGTGGTGTAGCTGCAACAGACTGGAGTTGGGGTGCAGTTTTCGCTGATTTGGATCAGGATGGTTTACAGGATCTGTTTATAAGCAATGGAATTCCTAAACGGCCTAATGATCTTGATTATATAAAATTCACTTCTAATGAACAGATTCGAAAAAAGCTGGACCAAAGCACGCTGGTAGATAATGAGGCGTTGGATAATATGCCATCTGGAGCAGTACCCAATTATGTTTTTAAAGGTGAAAATGGCGGAATGTTCAATGATATGTCTGATGTCTGGATTGAAAATGATTCAATTATTTCCACAGGTCTTGCATTTGGTGATCTGGATAATGATGGAGATTTGGATATTGTGACCAATAATGTGAATAGTCCGGCAAGTCTTTATATCAATAATCATACTTCAGGAAATTTTCTGAAACTTAGCTTTAAATATAAACGAGGAAACAATTTTGGACTGGGCACTAAAGCAATTCTATATACCAGTGCAGGAAAGCAATTTAGACAGTTGTATACTACGAAATCCTGGCAGTCGTCTTCTGAGCCTATTATTCATTTTGGGTTGCCTAAAAATGCTGAGATTGATTCTCTTAGCATCATCTGGCCAGATCAGAGCCTTCAAACCTTAAAGTCTATAAAACCTAACACGGCTCATATTCTTACACCAAAAGCTTCAGATAAGAAAATTGATATTAAAGAATTATTCTATCCTAAAAAAGATGGCTGGTTTTCTAGATCTGAAAATGATTTTGGTCTGAGCTTTACCCATCAGGAGAATCTCTTTAATGATTTCGATGTTCAAAAACTGATTCCGCATAAAATGTCTGATCTGGGACCGGCAGTAAAAGTAGCCGATCTTAATAATGACGGTTTAGATGATGTGATTTTTGGAGGATCAAGATTCTATCCCGTCCAATCCTATATTCAGAATAAAAATGGTTTTGAGTTTAAAGGTCTAAATGAAGTAGAAAAGGATTCTTTGATGGAAGATTCAGATATTTTGGTGAAAGATATTAATAATGATGGTTTGGCAGATCTTCTTTTTGCTTCCGGCGGCGGAGAATCTATAGGGCGGGATGATAATCTTGTAGACAGATTATACCTTGGAACTAACGACAAAAAATTTAAAAAGGATTCTATTTTCCCTAAGATGTTCAGTAACTCTTCTGTAATACGTTCTGCAGATTTTGATCAGGATGGAGATGAAGATATTTTTATAGGAGCCAATTCTGTAAATTACAACTATGGAGCAACTCCAAAGTCATTTCTATTGAAAAACAATCATGGGAATTTTTCAGTTTCAGAACAATCAGAAATATTTGAGAATCTGGGAATGGTGAATGATGCCATTTGGATAGATTTTGATAATGACAATGATCTCGATCTTATTGCAGTAGGGGAGTGGATGGCACCAAAATTTTTAGAAAATGAGAACGGAAAATTCAGAGATGTTTCCAATCAAAAAATAAATGAGAAACTCAACGGATTATGGCAAAAAGTTCTTGCTGCAGATATAGATCATGATGGAGATATGGATCTTCTTTTGGGTAATTGGGGCCTAAATTCCAAATTTAAAGCTTCAGAAGATTATCCACTCCTAATGTATTATAAGGATTTTGATGATAATGGACTTACTGAAACTTTGCTGGCGACAGAAAAAGAAGGAAAATATTACTTTCTCTATGGAATGGATGAGCTTTCAGCGCAGTTAAGTCAGTTAATTAGAAAAAGATTTGCAACGTATAAAGATTTTGCCGGAAAGACCGTAACTGAAATTTTTAAACCAGAAGAGCTTAACGATGCTGAAATTTTAAAGGTACACACTTTATCTTCTGGATATCTTGAAAATAATATGGGTAAGTATAAATTCCGAAGGTTTAAGAATCAACTTCAAACTGCTCCTATCAGGGCCATGTTTAAATATGATTTTAACAAGGATGGTGTTGAAGAAGTGCTAATTGGAGGGAATTATTTTGGAGTTACTCCTTATCATGGAACTTTTGATGGAATGGGAGGTGCTATAATAATTAACCCCCATAAAATTCTGAATTCAAATGAAATTGGCTTAAATTTAACACAAAAATCAGTAAAGGATTTTTCAGTTATTAATATATCCGGTGAACCTTATTTACTGGTGACTGTTAATGATGGGAAAGCTGAACTTTATAAAATAAATTTTTGA
- a CDS encoding vanadium-dependent haloperoxidase encodes MRKIFLITIFMMILISCKDRSQEIIITGDDFHAANENLSKTMVHDIFSPPVASRVYAYSNIAAYEVMSQFNQNYNSLAGQLTEFSAVPKPDSKNINPQMAALTAFYEIGKSLVFTEEKMTKKRDSLFNSWKEKDEEVFLASEAYGMKVAQHIKNWMSQDNYAETRTMPKFTVRTDDESRWQPTPPSYMDGIEPHWMKIRPFVIDSSNQFKPAPPPEFSMEKGSRFHNELMEVYNIREEIAQDEENSEKMAIAKFWDCNPYVSILRGHLMFATKKITPGGHWIGITKIACQKSEADFDKSVYAYAKTSMAIADAFISCWDEKYRSNLVRPETLINKYIDESWSSVLQTPPFPEYTSGHSVISGAAAIALTDIFGENFSFDDDTEVDYGLPIRSFPSFKAASEEAANSRLYGGIHYRAAIEVGLEQGHQLGAYVIDNLKMTSSSAEIASN; translated from the coding sequence ATGAGGAAGATTTTTTTGATCACTATTTTTATGATGATATTAATTTCCTGCAAAGACAGATCTCAGGAAATAATCATTACAGGTGATGATTTTCATGCAGCAAATGAAAATTTGAGCAAAACGATGGTGCACGATATTTTTTCACCTCCAGTAGCAAGCAGGGTATATGCCTATTCAAATATTGCAGCCTATGAGGTAATGTCCCAGTTCAATCAGAATTACAATTCTTTGGCTGGACAGTTGACAGAATTTAGTGCTGTTCCCAAACCAGATTCGAAAAATATAAATCCGCAAATGGCAGCACTTACGGCTTTTTACGAAATTGGAAAAAGTCTGGTCTTTACAGAAGAAAAGATGACTAAGAAAAGGGACAGTCTTTTTAATTCATGGAAGGAAAAAGATGAAGAGGTGTTTCTAGCTTCAGAAGCTTATGGGATGAAGGTGGCCCAGCATATAAAGAATTGGATGAGTCAGGATAATTATGCAGAAACCCGCACCATGCCAAAATTCACGGTGAGAACAGATGATGAAAGCAGATGGCAGCCAACACCACCTTCTTATATGGATGGGATAGAACCTCACTGGATGAAAATAAGACCATTTGTTATAGATTCTTCTAACCAGTTTAAACCTGCGCCACCACCGGAGTTTTCAATGGAAAAGGGTAGCAGGTTTCATAATGAATTAATGGAGGTTTATAATATAAGGGAAGAGATCGCTCAGGATGAAGAAAATAGTGAGAAGATGGCGATTGCCAAATTCTGGGATTGTAATCCATATGTATCTATTCTTAGAGGTCATTTGATGTTCGCGACAAAGAAAATAACTCCCGGTGGCCACTGGATTGGAATTACAAAAATTGCCTGTCAAAAATCTGAAGCTGATTTTGACAAATCTGTATATGCTTATGCTAAAACTTCCATGGCTATTGCCGATGCTTTTATTAGCTGTTGGGATGAAAAATATAGAAGTAATCTTGTAAGACCAGAAACCCTTATCAATAAATATATAGATGAAAGCTGGAGTTCTGTTCTACAAACTCCCCCATTTCCTGAATATACCAGCGGGCATTCTGTAATTTCTGGAGCTGCGGCGATTGCGCTGACTGATATTTTTGGCGAAAACTTTAGTTTTGATGACGATACTGAAGTTGATTATGGACTGCCAATAAGAAGCTTTCCTTCTTTTAAGGCAGCCTCAGAAGAAGCCGCTAATAGTAGGCTTTACGGGGGTATACATTAT